The Carassius carassius chromosome 16, fCarCar2.1, whole genome shotgun sequence genome window below encodes:
- the LOC132159126 gene encoding granzyme B(G,H)-like codes for MMTIISLLLLASLLPHLTFTARVNVGIVNGREAKPHSRPYMVSVQVKKQHICGGFLISDTFVMTAAHCRNKTLNLTVVLGAHDLKKSENSVRYTVVSYHQHPDYTMGSFHNDILLLKIEKLRLNDKIKSISIPEKGSDIEAGSVCSVAGWGRTETKVKGSDVLMETDVKVINNMECESKWGKKHFSTSQMMCVHGDGGSCDGDSGGPLVCGDSAVGVTSFGHPDLCNSLEKPEVYIKISAYLPWIKSIIGNVK; via the exons ATGATGACCATCATCTCTCTGCTCCTGCTGGCCTCTCTGCTGCCACACCTGACCTTCACTG CTCGTGTGAATGTGGGTATCGTGAACGGCAGGGAAGCAAAACCCCACTCCAGACCTTACATGGTGTCTGTTCAAGTAAAGAAGCAACATATCTGCGGTGGATTCCTCATCTCTGATACATTTGTCATGACTGCTGCACATTGTCGAAACAA AACTCTAAATCTGACGGTTGTGCTAGGTGCACATGACCTAAAAAAGAGTGAGAATTCAGTCCGATACACAGTGGTTTCATACCATCAGCATCCAGACTACACCATGGGATCCTTTCATAATGACATCCTGCTTTTGAAG atAGAAAAATTAAGACTAAACGACAAGATCAAGTCGATATCCATACCAGAAAAAGGAAGTGATATCGAAGCAGGTTCAGTTTGCAGTGTCGCAGGCTGGGGACGTACTGAAACTAAAGTCAAGGGAAGCGATGTCCTCATGGAGACAGATGTGAAGGTCATAAATAACATGGAATGTGAAAGTAAATGGGGGAAGAAACACTTTTCAACTTCACAGATGATGTGTGTTCATGGAGATGGAGGAAGCTGTGAT GGGGATTCAGGAGGTCCTTTGGTTTGTGGAGACAGTGCAGTTGGTGTCACATCTTTTGGTCACCCTGATCTCTGTAATTCCCTTGAGAAACCTGAAGTTTATATTAAGATTTCAGCATATCTTCCATGGATAAAGAGCATAATTGGAAATGTCAAATGA
- the LOC132159870 gene encoding granzyme B(G,H)-like, translating to MMTIISLLLLASLLPHLTFTARVNVGIVNGREAKPHSRPYMVSVQVKKQHICGGFLISDTFVMTAAHCRNKTLNLTVVLGAHDLKKSENSVRYTVVSYHQHPDYTMGSFHNDILLLKIEKLRLNDNIKWISIPEEGSVIEAGSVCSVAGWGRTETKGKKSDHLMETDVTVMNNMECESKWGKKHFSTSQMMCVHGDGGSCDGDSGGPLVCGDSAVGVTSFGDPTRCNSPKQPEVYIKISAYLPWIKSIIENVN from the exons ATGATGACCATCATCTCTCTGCTCCTGCTGGCCTCTCTGCTGCCACACCTGACCTTCACTG CTCGTGTGAATGTGGGTATCGTGAACGGCAGGGAAGCAAAACCCCACTCCAGACCTTACATGGTGTCTGTTCAAGTAAAGAAGCAACATATCTGCGGTGGATTCCTCATCTCTGATACATTTGTCATGACTGCTGCACATTGTCGAAACAA AACTCTAAATCTGACGGTTGTGCTAGGTGCACATGACCTAAAAAAGAGTGAGAATTCAGTCCGATACACAGTGGTTTCATACCATCAGCATCCAGACTACACCATGGGATCCTTTCATAATGACATCCTGCTTTTGAAG atAGAAAAATTAAGACTAAACGACAATATCAAGTGGATATCCATACCGGAAGAAGGAAGCGTTATCGAAGCAGGTTCAGTTTGCAGTGTCGCAGGCTGGGGACGTACTGAAACTAAGGGCAAGAAAAGCGATCACCTCATGGAGACAGACGTGAcggtcatgaataacatggaatgTGAAAGTAAATGGGGGAAGAAACACTTTTCAACTTCACAGATGATGTGTGTTCATGGAGATGGAGGAAGCTGTGAT GGGGATTCAGGAGGTCCTTTGGTTTGTGGAGACAGTGCAGTTGGTGTCACTTCTTTTGGTGACCCTACTCGCTGTAATTCACCAAAGCAACCTGAAGTTTATATTAAGATTTCAGCATATCTTCCATGGATAAAGAGCATAATTGAAAATGTCAATTGA
- the LOC132159868 gene encoding granzyme B(G,H)-like, with protein MGNSVSTHIYIIFIQYISRESSLIVFNMIVISLFLLASLLPTMTCSANVDIVNGRESKPHSRPYMVSVQVKEHHICNGFLISDRFVMTAASCRENAEVVTVVLGAHDLKKSENSVRYTVVSYHQHPDYTMGSFHNDILLLKLEKNVKCNDKIKRISLPEEGNVIEAGSVCSVAGWGRTETNGKGSDVLMETDVKVMNNMECESKWGKKHFSTSQMMCVHGDGGSCDRDSGGPLVCGDSAVGVTSFGDPDLCNSLEKPEVYIKISAYLPWIKNIIKEI; from the exons ATGGGAAACTCCGTCTCCAcccacatttatattatatttatacagtatatatccagGGAGAGCTCACTGATTGTCTTCAACATGATCGTCATCTCTCTGTTCCTGCTGGCCTCTCTGCTGCCTACAATGACATGCA GTGCAAATGTGGATATAGTGAACGGCAGGGAATCAAAACCCCACTCCAGACCTTACATGGTGTCTGTTCAAGTAAAGGAGCATCATATCTGTAATGGATTCCTCATCTCTGATAGATTTGTCATGACTGCTGCAAGTTGCAGAGAAAA TGCTGAAGTTGTGACGGTTGTGCTAGGTGCACATGACCTAAAAAAGAGTGAGAATTCAGTCCGATACACAGTGGTTTCATACCATCAGCATCCAGACTACACCATGGGATCCTTTCATAATGACATCCTGCTTTTGAAG TTAGAAAAAAACGTAAAATGTAATGACAAGATCAAGAGGATATCCTTACCAGAAGAAGGAAACGTTATCGAAGCAGGTTCAGTTTGCAGTGTCGCAGGCTGGGGACGTACTGAAACTAATGGCAAGGGAAGCGATGTCCTCATGGAGACAGATGTgaaggtcatgaataacatggaatgTGAAAGTAAATGGGGGAAGAAACACTTTTCAACTTCACAGATGATGTGTGTTCATGGAGATGGAGGAAGCTGTGAT AGGGATTCAGGAGGTCCTTTGGTTTGTGGAGACAGTGCAGTTGGTGTCACATCTTTTGGTGACCCTGATCTCTGTAATTCCCTTGAGAAACCTGAAGTTTATATTAAGATTTCAGCATATCTTCCATGGATAAAGAACATTATTAAGGAAATATAA